The sequence tctgtatatatgttaatataatataatcatataatattatattcgatggatatatatttatattgaaactatattatattattatatatacctGTTTAATTTGGAATTATATTTAGATTATGGTTATAGTCAATTTGggtaaattataatttaatcataATCAAATGATTGGGGGATTAAATTTTTAAATGTGGGTTTAATTAACcatattagacatgtgacttcattgttttccttatattaatatagatgtaatttctttatttctggaaaatctttattacaagtattttatgctttttgactgcttaagaaaagattgcctgtttaGGATCTTGTGTTATAGTAATTGCAGTCAAGTTTAAGATTCGTTACAATTCtggtgagttgtcattatgtcgtaTGATGTATACCCCCTTAGCCAAGTGTCGTTGTTAAAACCAtgtggatgtgagccattgtgtgttatgtttccatatggtcaatcctgggttaatgATTGTGAATCCTTCTTTTATGTTATGTCAGGATTATTTATGGCTatcagtttcaccatagagttctcatagagagacctttcctgttagtgtcctaggagagagagtggctttcaggcaggggccgcacccgaagtggatggcaggataacccctcagaagtcagataataagtgataacctaataattgattagggggtgggtagttattaaattaattaagatattgtacctcgcacatggttgagtgcttgtataggctcaaggtgtgtgggaaggcctggaatggaaaacctaccaccttgtcttcacaaaaggtagGTAGGGttcgcatgatgcttagatggagccgggggttcgggagaggttaccaggataacccaggatgggggtcgggacctatggagacctacctagggcaaccatcttaagccatgtgatgacactctctctttaggatcgctagtgttttgtgagttgagtcacttgagttctgcGAAGTCATGTGTACTGTCGTACTTGACgtattgcttgcttgagggtcttctgctatctcctagcacagtggggtggttccattatgggatcacatgattgggtggtagtgccacttcccatcggatatccttgttctcaccttcttgcGAGGATCGATTTCGTTGGTGGTTCTTGGTTCGTGACTCTTGtatcagctcttgttcgagattatTGTTCATTTGTGACCTTGTGGTCATTATATCTTTAAActttgtaaccttggcattgtaacctttgtactttaattgttctattgaagccatgtaatttatggaatgttgtaatttaaagttcaatggaatgtatgttatttcaattaccttgcatcttatgtataaatgaatcattggaagtatatatattgtaactctttaaacctatctaCTTGGAATCAGTTTTTGAGTTTGAGTTAATTAATCGTAATTGACTTTCCCTAATttggatggataattggattaacattgtgatgcaattttaatttgaagtaatcttcattggaaaccctttcggatgtcattgttagacttctgcttgtgttattatacgtgcaatgttataattaatgcacttaatctttaaaaaaaataaattcaccctttagttgccttgtagagtggttttcctttagggtttatgGCAGGGCATTACACAGAGGAGAAATGGCATTTTTGCGGAGCACGACAAAGGAATATTGGAGAAGAAGCATCATGAACAATGAAAATgcccaaaaaatcttcatttcactAAGTTTTTAGGGCAACGTAGATGGTGGTAAACTGACCCACATGGGGCCCTCTCTCAAACTCACCATTGCGGTTAAGGGTGGGCAAATTTTTTTTTACCAcccattttaatttttaaaatatggaAAAGTGATTTTCAAAATGTTACAATTAATATAATTaggttaaatatttattttaaatagatGACAAATAAATTAGTTATTAGGTATTTTATAAACATGTATTGGCATTTTAGTGTGCGGGTATTGGTGCAAAAGAGGTCAAGTATCGGTCATCACttcgaaatgaccactttttgacctttcaacGCATAACGACCCGTAGAGATCAGattgttactacccaaaagccagatcaatagctttaagtagttaagtcgcatacgaagacaaccaattttattttttgaaatccgatgtaccgtttaggatctgtaggtgtgcgaagttagctatgatgactactggtgctcttcccctaaacaACCACATGGAATTCCAAACATCGAGTACCCAAAAGACAAGTTCAAGTGCCAATCTAAGAGTTTTTCATAGATGAACAAAATTAGttgaaaataaacaacaaaagtatTAGTATTCCAATACCTACCTCTTTTTTCTTTCTCTCTACATGCAGTCCCCTTGGAAAGAACTATCTCTAGCATTGCTCAAATACACAGGTGACAAAAAGTGATAAAGGTAGAAGAATAGAGAGGAACATTCTGGAGTCAACAAAAATAATTAATATACCGAATGGCTGCACAACAATTCATGTGCATACATTAACCAAGAGAGGATGTTatgtatattaaaaaattaaatgtgaCAAGTGCATATACAGTGaaatttattataaattaaatGTGACATGGGCATATACAGTAAAATGTACAATAGTAATAGTTTAATGTATTCAAAATATACATAATTGTCAAAAAGTGTATAAAATATGCATTGAATTATATCACATTTGTCACACAATACATCTTAGCAAACAATGTTTTATTTAGATTTTCTTGGATCTCACTGAATGAGATAAGATTTTGGTACATGTATGTGGATTTCAAGGACCATCTATCATAATCAATGAGACCAAAAATTTATTGACACTTTGGATGGTTCAtaaaaaaaatgactaaataatTGAGGAAAATAGATTTTTGCAATGACTGTTTGTAGAGTACACCAAAATAGTATTATTTGAGTAGggaaaaaatatacaaaaattgaaACTATACAAATAtgaacaaatttgaaaaaatagtCTTTAATGATTGGTTGCCTTAAAAAAATTAATGCACCAAATGGATGCATTAGTATTCCTGCCTATCGGTAGGAACTAACAAGAGACACATTGCATGGGGTTCTTGCCAATAGTATGATTATTTGAGTTAGTCTCAAGCTTTAATTAGTGCTCCTAAAGAACAAAAATATAGATTACACTATTTCTATTTGACATTTATATCTAATTTTGTAATTATGTTTTGTTGGCTTAGAAGGATGAATATAGATTTTATCTTTTGCTTATGCACTCTATATGCATAAACTTCTTATATTAGAAGAATAAATTTACACACATTCTCATTAAACATATATGGTTCTAAATTCAATTCAATCATTTTCACATTTAATAGAATGTATAACAATACATTTCAAGTTTGTTGGCATTATATATGCATTTAGTAGAATATACAATAAGGTCAAAATGTATGAGTTATACAATGGAGGTAATGTCATTCAAAAATTTATTAATGTTGACATTTTATTCAATGAATTAAATGCATATGAACATGCAAATTTTTTTCTAAATTGACTTTGCACTCATTGTTTTCAATATGTACCaataaaaagaaagaataatggcATTTTTTTTACAATCATTTGAAACAAAAATTAATCATAGATTATAGATTTTTGTTCAAAAAGTTTAATTCTACACAATGATTGGTTGAATTCATGGaagaatttgaaataaaaaattaaacatagaTTATAGAATTTTATTCAAAAAGTTTAATTCTACACAATGATTGGTTGAACTCATGGAAgaacttgaaataaaaaattaaacatagaTTATAAAATTTTGTTCAAAAAGTTTAATTCTACCAATGATTGGTTGAATTGATGGAAGAAATAAAATGCAACAGCAAGAACTAATAAATATATTTCAatccataataaaaaaaaaaagcaagCAATACAAGTCTATAGAACTTTCTTTTGGAAAAGTGATAAATTCTATTATTGGAAGAATTAATTTTTGCGATGAATTAATTCTATTGCTTCTAATGAGGTCTATATTTAGGCTCTCTCGATCACAATTGCTTATTTATTTACATATAATATTGGAGACATCTATTTATGACGTAGTCAAAGAGAATTGACCGAAACCGATAaagtgtacataccttacccccttgtgggatttaaacttgtgacctctcttttaatagcacaaattctccaccactaggccaactacATTATCAATACATTATCATAGATCTACTAACCAACATGCTAGATATACGGGTGACTAATTTTTTGCCGTGTGAAAGTGAAAATGATTAGATCTCAACATAGCTGCTTGAAGTAACCATTAGGACATATTTTTGCTTTCCTTTCGTTTTCCATGATTCTTTTAATGCATTACAAAAGAGCCTTAATCAAATGATTGAAATAGCTGAATTTGGCGTTTAGCCACATGATGTATTGCAGATCTACAAAATTCTGTCATACAGTTGTAAGAATTTGGAAGAGTTGTTTCTGGTTTAGACTGTGTAGTGGTTTTTATATCAATGTTTCCGAtcatactccatgatccatcattagaatGATAGAGTGCTATCAAAAAACAAAATGATTGAATTATAAGGATGTTAATTGCTGATTTTGAACCAGTAAGAATTGCTTCATTTGAAAGTAAATTTGCATTATATCACTCAAGCAATTTTATTCACAAAAAATTAGTTCGAAAAATCTTGTCACTGAATTGAAAACACAGTGCTTCCACTCAAAATACAGAAACGCAGATTGACAAGGTTTTCTAAAATTACAACTGTAAGCAGGAAATACTAAATGTTCCACATTTCTACGAGCACGTGCAATATATTATCTATTCCAATTGATTTTTTCGTTCTAAAACTGACAGATTCCCATGGATATTATCATACTTACCATGCCTTTTCCTCCATTGTAAGTTTGCTATTGCCCTACTCTTTTGAGCACTGCATGGCCTCTAGAATTGATCTGTGTTGGTCGTCCATTGCCATTTGGTTCATTTGATCTCAGTTACTCCATAAATGAAAATGACACAACAGATTCCAAAAAAGAATAAGAAAACCTTGATAGTTCTCAGGGTTATATGTACTCGAGGTCAGGTACAGGAATTTAAGTGGGACTCACAAAAATCTGGGGAATACAGAAACCTTATGAAAatgctattttttttttgaaagatgaTATGCAACAGACCTTATTTGAAATGTGCTGCTGCATGGAGGCATGAAAATTtacaaattgaaacaaaatttacaGAAAAGTGGGAGATTTTATAAGCAAACAATAAgaaagataaaggaaggaataccaGTGACTGTCATTAACAGAGTGGAGataatgaatgatgaaatttccaATTTCAAAGCTCTGATAATAGTCAACAAGGGAAAATTATTGGTGCAAAAATACAATCTCTTTTTATTCCCTTTCAAAACAGAGCATCTTCAAACAGAAGAAAATTACAGGTCAGGGGAGTGTATTCATTCATCATCCAGCTATCAATACATTTCAGAAAAACATGAAGAGTCCATTGATATCTCAATATTACAAGATTCTATATTGcagaaattaaataaaaaatttgaaactaaACCAGATTATGGATAAGCATCATTTCTCTTTGAGGGAGCAATACATGTGATTATTATTGATTAACAAATATAACAACTATTGAATCTGAGGATAGTGAACTAGGAGCGCTCCTGATTCTTTTTTATATGGAGTACGCCTTATTAAAGGAATGCAGACTGTCACTACAAAAACTGTCTTTCCTTTTAATTGCAAGCCTAAAAAATAGAAGATGAAATGCCAAATTTTGATATACCTCGTATTCGATCACTCTATGCATATTAGACTGATAAAATGAGAGAAATGTTTAGTTAAAAGGGAAACTTTAATACAAGAGCAAATAATGAAGAATTTCCAATGAAAAGTACATTTATGTGAAATTATACAAAGTATAAAACCTTCTGTTCAAACTCCCTTCTGTTCAGTTTACCATGGCACAGCTTCTAGCACTACTTCAGAGCATCATTGCCATTCACATCATCTAGAGAAGTAGTCACTTTATGACAATATCACCACATTCATTTCATCCCACAGCTCTTTCTTTGGACACTTGGACAAATGACATGCTTGTGCTAATCTCAGGCTACGCCTACAACctgcttttctttctgaaatggaaGGTTTACATTTTGGTTTATCCAGATTAATAAATTTGCTTTCATTACTAGGTTTTCCCGTATCCCCTTCCATATTTGTAGTTGATGGAAGGCTATCATTCCTTTTTCTTCCTTTAATATACTTGTAAGGATAACATTCTTTGACAACAGGGAAAATATGCACATTAAGTTTAATTTTGTGTTTGCTATCATCTACCCGCTCAAAAATGCAGGCATCTCCTTCCTCAAGATTATTGGCAACTGAAAAATCTCTCCATCCATCAATCAAGGCAGGTTCAGACATATCTCCACGGAATCGTACATGCCATTCCCTTTTTTTTGGATCCACAAGAGTCACTTCTCTACTTCTTCTTGGTAATTTGACTTTATCTATAAATGCATTTGATGCTCTCTGCACAACAAATTTTCATACAAACTAAGCAACATTAACTTATTAAGAACCATCCAAACCCTATTATTCAAAAACGTGTAAAAAAAACAGAAGCCCAAAATATCCTATAGATTGCAATAGATTGGCTACTTAAACCTCTGTCAAACTCTCATAATGCAGATTTTCATAGTATAGGAGACCGCTCTATAATAGAAATTGTTGAATATGACCCCAGATCTAATGACAGTAATTCTAAATACAAGCAGGCATAGAGAGAGGTCAGGGAATCTTACAATCCTAAACATGTGGTATACCATTGTTTCCTTCATAATTATTAAGCCAAAGGGTTTTTCTGATACGAAAGACTTGGCAGCCTCCAGGGCCTTTTCCTTTTCTGTTGTGTTAATAGGTCGTCTGCCAGAAACATAATGAAATTCTATCCCTTCCTTCTTTTCAGTTTTTGTCTTCGCAGATTTAACTATTTGACGTTCCTTTTCGGTAAGAGATGGATGTAAACGTTCAGGACTCTCGGAAGGATGACCTGCATGCAAATTAaaattcttggttattcaaatggtAAGTTTAGTGTTTCCCATACTTTGGGAGACACAAGTTTGGAAAGACTTCAATTTTTCATTGGAGCAAAGCTTTCACTTACATAGAGAAGACAGCTTGGGTTTTTTCACTTCATTTTCAGCATCTGCTGTTGATTTTCTTTTCAAATCAACAGGCAATTTTCTGTTCATCAAGCGATCAGAACTCAAAAGATCAGGGCTTCTCTTCCGTGAATTGCAATCGTTCTGAATCTTCGCAGAATGAAAAACAGGGATGTCTGCTATTGATTTTCTTTTCAAATCAACATACACTTCTCTATCCATCAAGTGATCAGAACTCCTTAGAATAGTAGTAGAAAGATCAGGGCTTCTCTTCTGCGAATCACAATTGTTCTGAATCTTCGCAGAAAGAAAAATAGGGATGTCTTTTTCAGACCCATTTTTCCCAAATATCCGAACTCTGAAATAAATCCCACAGATGTATTTAAATACTAGAAAATCCCCAAACTCTATAGCATTTTGATATACAAAAATTTCCCAACCCGCGCCAAAAAACTCAATTCTAGTATTTGTACTACATAGTTTGACCTTCCATCGCATGCCCTTTGGACCTTGCAAAACCCCATTCTGTCCATTTCCAATCTCACTTCTAAGTTTTCGAGCGAAGGCAGGGGGAATAGACTGCAGTAAACAAAACCATATAAAATGAACTTTCAACAATGCATGCAAATAATACAAAAGGATGTATGAGCGTTAGAATTACCAATCTGTGGGCAAAGTCTCCGACCATGACTTTGAAGAAGTGAGGACTCCCATCAAACATCTCCATCTCTTTATTCTTGCTGTAACTTGTTTTTGCTCAAGATAAGAGCTTTTACCCTGTTATTTTCCGTCTGTGTTGATTTCTTCAGACTCCTCTACCTGCTGTTCTATgttgtatatttttttatattttaattagtaTATAAATCTTTTCAATAAATAAAAAAGTTCTATTAAAATTTTCTGTGCAGGGTGGACGAATTTCACCTGCTGCTATTTCATTCCCCATAGAAAAACCTAAGTTAAGTTTTAAGTATCCTGCCATTCAAAAAGCTTTCATGATGAAATAGTGCAAATTACAAACAGCTCACCAGATATTTGTTTTTAAACACCGGTTCCTTGTTTCTCAACAGACCCCAACGGCGGTAGGAGCATTCTTATTGCTTCAAATTTGATTCAGATGCAGTAAATTACCTGATGCTGCTCACAACTCGTTCTCTTTGCTATGCTGCCCAAATTAGAACACAAAATCTGAGAATCCTTAAGACAATTCTGTGTAGGTGATGCAAGCAACTCTCACATTTCAGTCAAAATAGATTGTAGGGTTTTTCTGGATTAGGATGAAGATTTATTATAATTTCTGTCATTTTATGACATGATAGTAAGGATTCAACTGTGTACTTTCTGGTCACACTGACGGCAGTGTTTCCTAAACTCCCGTTTTATTTATTTACTAGATTATTTGTCAAAAAAATAAGTGGATTTTCTACTAAAATTAGTTTCAATGAAATTTATAATCAATTCAAGAGTTATGATAAATCGCGTGAAGGAATAGGGGCAGTACTTAGTTGAAATAGATCTTTTACTCTAAGACTAATTGTTATGGGAGAGGAGCCGGAACGTGCGCATTCTAATTTCAGGGGTTAACGTTGCGATCTAATTTTTTACTTTGTCAAGTAGGCTAGTGACTTGGCAACTCCaaaacaaaatattttgtgctaattCAACGATTTGCCATGTGTCTCGTTCATTCTTGTCCACAGTGTCTTGTTTATGCCACTTTGGTGCATCGATCAGAACGTGGTCGGGCCCACACCCTAAACCTGTCATGCTTGTCGTCCATATTGAACGGGGTGGCCACGAGGCAATCAACCACATATCCACCCAATCAACCATCTCTTTCGTAAAAAAATTCCGCCGCCACCTTCAAAATTGGAGTGCAATGGCATTAAGTACACGTCACCTCTCCTTACATGCACCCAAAGGCTCGCGTTTATTGAGTAGAGGTACATTCAATATGCATGACTCCTCGTCGATTGAGCCACGGTTACTTCCTTTGTTTGGCACACATTCTCAACTCTTCGTTTTCTTTCACGCCACAGCATATTCACCATGGGACGCTACGAACACGACTTCCGACCAGAATGTGTTCATCAAGATGCAAGTAATGCATGCCTTCATCTGCGCATTCACTAATTGTTGATGGGGTTTCACAACTTTTATAGGTTTCGTTTTGCCCATTTGATTGCATTACTTCCTCGGTTGCTTGAATTTGCTAGTATGGAGTCGAATGGCGAGGACGAAGGAATGACAACGACAAACGACACAATGGGTCTTTTCCCCTTCGACCCAGGTGAGGAGTTAACCTCACTAAGGCTACAATTTCCATACATGtgtttttttgtcttgttttttttgtTCACACATTTATCCttttagttttatattttttgCAAGTGTACTCTAACTGTGATgacctccttttttttttttgcttgtcttGCAACATTTGTGCATGTCTTTGTGTTTCTGAATACTTCATTTTGTGTTCATAAACACAAATACATAAGAAAAAAGGGAATCTTACTCCTCTGTTCTGGCTTTATTGGTATTTTAATGGTGATTGTAGTATACAAAAACATTTCATTTCGAGCATCATTGTTAATATTGGTATTACTGGTTTCAATTTCATGCATCACTGTCAATATTTGGTTTAATGCTTTTCAATCTCACAGTTAATGTTTATGGGTTTCAATTTCACTGTTTCAAGTTGGTATAAGGGTTTCACTTTTTTTGTTGCATGGAATCGGTTTAACATATTAAGGGTTTCATTTTCTCTGTCAATGTTTATGGATTTAGAATTTCAATTTCCTTGTCGTAGGGTTTAATTTTCACTCTTTTACATATATAATGTAGGAGTTTAAGGGCTATGTGTTTGCAATTTCACTATTAATGTTTTAGGGTTTTAGCCTAGGATCAAATTCAATGTTTCATATGCGTTGAAGGgtttcaatttcttcattcattggGTTTAAATTTAACTATTTTAGGGTTTCATATTAACAGAGGCTAGGGTTCACTTACACAATTAATGTTTAAGGGTTTACAATTCCTATGTTAACTTGCACAAGGGTTTACAATAAACTGCTCATGTTGGCACCCATTGTTTCGATCCTTGCATTGTCAATTTCACCTTTCATGTTTAAGGGTTTCAAATTCATTGTTTCAAACTATTAAAATGAATCCATGCAATAAGCAACTTGAATCCCTTCAACATGAACAAATGTAGGGTTTCAATTTCATTGTTACCTGAAAGTGGGTTTAGACTTTCACTGTTATAGTTTTAGGGTTTCAGGGCATTTATTTCACTGTTTCAATTGGCCTTAACAGTTTCAACTTCTTTGTTGAAAGCTTTACATTttactatttttgggttttttgtaTAATTCAATGTGTTTCAATTGTGTTGAAGGCTTTCAATATAAATGTTGTCTTCCAATTTCATTGTTCTAGGTATTACATCCAACATattaagggattcaatttcattgATAATGTTTAAGGGTTCACAATTTCACTATTATTGTCTTAGGGTTTGAGGGCTGCAATTTCATTGTTTCTGTTGGGCTCAAATGGTTTCAATTTAATTGTCCAATGGTTTACAATTTTACAATTGATTTATGGTTTTAGGTAAACAATTTGATTGTAGTCCTTGGGTTGAAGGGTTTCAATTTCAATGTTGTCATATATTTTTCAATTTCACTGTTTTGGGGATTTAATTCAACATATTACGTGGTTCAATTTCATAGTTAATGTTTAAGGGTTTACAATTTCACTTTTGATGTTTAAGGGTTTGAGGGCTTCATTTTCACTGTAACGTGGTTTCAATTTCATAATCATTGTTACATAGTTCAAATTTTGtgagtgtatgtatgtatgaaattggATCATgcgtatgtacatgtatatatatgtatgtatttccaTAATCATTTTTTCAAttccataatcattgttttgatttttgtgtaaagtggaaaattgaaccctagtgattccccacctaggagagagaaaggaaatcactaggatgattttcacttgggagatactttacattcaaaagaggggttgaatccactagatccaaatccaagggaaacaaggatgtaaattctaagtggattgcaagtgttggaatgcaatttgccctcttttgtaagcaggagagttgacttgttgactatgcagaaagagagataaaatgggtaaaatgaggagctaccggtttgggatcgcattgtaacttcgagtctgagatatttagactgatacggatctgccttgcaaatttggataaAAGTCGTTgtgaccgtgttgaaagtgcacatggtcctccacaaaatccatgaaacgaaaagggttctttcgcCTTTGTAAATGGACTCCAGATATGAAAATacaattgtgcacctgcaacctacacacataaaagaagggaagaagggttgtggataggggttttcctcagtcaaccccagttgaggaatcaaccttgaaagaaagtaattgcaaatgcttaaatgtaaatgtacaccttgtagatctgcaatttgttgatgatgattgatttgcttcttgaatgtaatcacaagt is a genomic window of Cryptomeria japonica chromosome 7, Sugi_1.0, whole genome shotgun sequence containing:
- the LOC131039813 gene encoding B3 domain-containing protein Os11g0197600: MEMFDGSPHFFKVMVGDFAHRLSIPPAFARKLRSEIGNGQNGVLQGPKGMRWKVKLCSTNTRIEFFGAGWEIFVYQNAIEFGDFLVFKYICGIYFRVRIFGKNGSEKDIPIFLSAKIQNNCDSQKRSPDLSTTILRSSDHLMDREVYVDLKRKSIADIPVFHSAKIQNDCNSRKRSPDLLSSDRLMNRKLPVDLKRKSTADAENEVKKPKLSSLCHPSESPERLHPSLTEKERQIVKSAKTKTEKKEGIEFHYVSGRRPINTTEKEKALEAAKSFVSEKPFGLIIMKETMVYHMFRIRASNAFIDKVKLPRRSREVTLVDPKKREWHVRFRGDMSEPALIDGWRDFSVANNLEEGDACIFERVDDSKHKIKLNVHIFPVVKECYPYKYIKGRKRNDSLPSTTNMEGDTGKPSNESKFINLDKPKCKPSISERKAGCRRSLRLAQACHLSKCPKKELWDEMNVVILS